The genomic segment CGAATCTCGGGCTGCAACTCGCCAACATCGCGCACCAGTCGTTCAGCATGCTCACCAAGTACAAGTTCGACGGCGGTTGGGAGCTTGGCGGCCAGGCAGTGTATCGCTCCAAGGTCTATGGCGGCACGTTCGCGGCCAACACCAACGAGCTGCCGAGCTATTGGCGCTTCGACGCGTTCGTCGAGAAGAAGATCGACCAGAACTGGAGCATGAAGTTCTACGCGCAGAACCTGACCAACAAGCTCTATTACGACTCGTTCTATCGCAGCAACGTCCCGTTCGTTGCGGTCGCGCCGGGACGGGCGTTCTACGTCGTGACCACAGCGAAGTTCTGATCATGTTGACGTGCTTGCCTGGCGTTCTCAGCAAGGATGATGTGGCGGATTTCCGCCGCATCATGGACGCCAGCGAATGGGAGGACGGCCGCTCCACCGCCGGCGCGCAATCGGCGATGGTCAAGCGCAACGAACAGCTGCCACCGGACGGCGAGGTCGCGCGAAAACTCGGCAACCGGATCATCTCGGCGCTGACGTCCAACCCGCGCTTCATAGCGGCGGCGATCCCGCTGCAGATCTTCCCGCCGCTGTTCAACCGCTATGCGGCCGACAGCGGCCACCATTTCGGCCTGCACGTCGACAATGCGATCCGCGGCGACCGCCTGACCGGCCTTCGCATCCGCACGGACCTGTCGGTCACGCTGTTCCTCGCCGAGCCGGAGGATTACGACGGTGGCGAACTTGTGATCGAGGACACCTACGGCTCCCATGAAGTCAAGTTGCCAGCCGGGGACTGCGTGCTCTATCCCTCGACCAGCCTCCACCTCGTCACGCCGGTGACCAGGGGAACGCGGGTTGCGTCTTTCTTCTGGCTTCAGAGCATGATACGGGACGATCAAGCCCGGAGCATGATCTTTGACCTCGACACCGCGATACAGGCGCTGGTGGAACGGCTCGGGCGTGACGATCCCGAAACGGTCAAATTGACGGGTATCTATCACAACCTCATTCGCTACTGGGCCGAAGTATGAAGACCATGTCCTTCCAAGCAAGCCTTGCCGCAGCCTTGATGCTGGCGGCCGCCTGGTTCGCGTCCCCCGTTTCTGCCCAGACACAAAGCCCGCCGGCAACGGCCCAATCGGCGGCTCAGCCGTCCACGGCCGGAACCGTTCCGCCGGCAGCCGCGCCGGCTGCGCCTGCGGCCTCGACGGCTCCCGCCGTTGCCGGCGCCGCCCCCGTGGCCGCCAATTCCGCGAGTGCGAAGCCCGAGGCGGCGGCCATCGCGCCGGCCATGAAGGAATTGTCGCCCTGGGTGATGTTCATGTCGGCGGACGTCATCGTGAAGGCGGTGATGATCGGGCTCGCCTTCGCCTCGCTGATGACCTGGACCGTCTTCATCGCCAAGTCGATCGAGCTGTCGGTCGCCTCCGGCAAGCTGCGTTCGGCGTTGAAGAAGATCGCGGAGGCGCGCTCGCTCGCTGAAGCGCAGATGGCGCTCGGCACCAAGGAGGGCATCCTGCCGTCGTTCCTGGCGGCGGCGCTGCGCGAGGCGCGGATGTCGGCCGGCCTGTCCAGCGATACCGGCATCAAGGAGCGCGCCGCCTCCAGCTTTGCCGAGATCGTGCGGGCGGAGCAGCGGCGCATCCGGATCGGCATGGGCGTGCTCGCCACGATCGGCTCGACCTCGCCCTTCGTCGGCCTGTTCGGCACGGTCTGGGGCATCATGAACAGCTTCATCGGCATTTCGAAGTCGCAGACCACGAACCTTGCCGTGGTCGCGCCCGGTATCGCCGAGGCGCTGCTCGC from the Bradyrhizobium sp. WBAH42 genome contains:
- the exbB gene encoding tonB-system energizer ExbB — protein: MKTMSFQASLAAALMLAAAWFASPVSAQTQSPPATAQSAAQPSTAGTVPPAAAPAAPAASTAPAVAGAAPVAANSASAKPEAAAIAPAMKELSPWVMFMSADVIVKAVMIGLAFASLMTWTVFIAKSIELSVASGKLRSALKKIAEARSLAEAQMALGTKEGILPSFLAAALREARMSAGLSSDTGIKERAASSFAEIVRAEQRRIRIGMGVLATIGSTSPFVGLFGTVWGIMNSFIGISKSQTTNLAVVAPGIAEALLATAIGLVAAIPAVIIYNHFSRVTKGYLELVSRASGAAGRLLSRDLDRSHGSVHSRAAE
- a CDS encoding Fe2+-dependent dioxygenase, which translates into the protein MLTCLPGVLSKDDVADFRRIMDASEWEDGRSTAGAQSAMVKRNEQLPPDGEVARKLGNRIISALTSNPRFIAAAIPLQIFPPLFNRYAADSGHHFGLHVDNAIRGDRLTGLRIRTDLSVTLFLAEPEDYDGGELVIEDTYGSHEVKLPAGDCVLYPSTSLHLVTPVTRGTRVASFFWLQSMIRDDQARSMIFDLDTAIQALVERLGRDDPETVKLTGIYHNLIRYWAEV